One window from the genome of Buchnera aphidicola str. Ua (Uroleucon ambrosiae) encodes:
- the rluD gene encoding 23S rRNA pseudouridine(1911/1915/1917) synthase RluD: protein MKEIELSTTISCISLFGKRLDKVLSIIFKEYSRSYLKKIIILNQVYVNGIIVNTPDKKILVKDTITIRFNQEDISYNLPENIFLNIIYEDNYILVINKPAGLVVHPGAGHKTGTILNALLYHYKNIQYIPRAGIVHRLDKDTTGLMVIAKNIFSYNYLVQLLKERRIIREYQGIVKGNMISGGTINQPIMRHPIKRTCMTVHNLGKNAITHYKIINCFKNYTHISIRLETGRTHQIRVHMSYIQHPLVGDPCYGKSKNCINFKQNNKIDQVYKFSRQALHANYLAFQHPARQNLMSWTVPFPQDIIELISKL, encoded by the coding sequence TTGAAAGAAATTGAATTAAGTACAACGATATCTTGTATATCTTTATTTGGAAAACGATTAGATAAAGTTTTATCAATTATATTTAAAGAATATTCTCGTTCCTATTTAAAAAAAATTATTATTCTGAATCAAGTATATGTTAATGGAATAATTGTAAATACGCCTGATAAAAAAATATTAGTTAAAGATACGATTACGATTCGTTTTAATCAAGAAGATATATCATATAATCTTCCAGAAAATATTTTTTTGAATATTATTTATGAAGATAATTATATATTAGTTATTAATAAACCCGCTGGTTTAGTAGTTCATCCAGGAGCAGGTCATAAAACAGGAACGATTCTAAACGCTTTGCTATATCATTATAAAAATATTCAATACATTCCCAGAGCAGGTATAGTTCATCGTTTAGATAAAGATACTACGGGACTAATGGTTATTGCAAAAAATATTTTTTCTTACAATTATTTAGTTCAATTACTAAAAGAAAGAAGAATTATTCGCGAATATCAAGGTATTGTTAAAGGAAATATGATTTCAGGTGGAACTATTAATCAACCCATTATGCGTCATCCTATTAAAAGAACATGTATGACAGTTCATAATTTGGGAAAAAATGCTATTACACATTACAAAATCATTAATTGTTTTAAGAATTATACACATATATCTATACGATTGGAAACTGGACGAACACATCAAATTCGTGTTCATATGTCATATATTCAGCATCCATTAGTTGGAGATCCATGTTATGGTAAATCTAAAAATTGCATAAATTTTAAACAAAATAATAAAATTGATCAAGTATATAAGTTTTCTCGTCAAGCATTACATGCAAATTATCTTGCTTTTCAACATCCTGCTCGTCAAAATTTAATGTCTTGGACAGTACCTTTTCCTCAAGATATTATTGAATTAATTTCGAAATTATAA
- a CDS encoding outer membrane protein assembly factor BamD, giving the protein MKRKQNIIFIFIILFLNLAVNCKALNNHIFTDTYILYEKSKKELKYERFNNVISILEHIKKNNITHFNDDKIIIHLIYAYYKTNNFNMAKKNIKEFFNSYPKHPNIDYIAYIECLINIKLDKNIFLNILLNDYYKKDLYHSINTFFQLKKFIKKYPHSLYVPNAKKHLLCLKHHLSEYDLQILKFYFFRKEYIAVISRGQEMLQKYPETESARQALIYMEKSYYSLKFFDIAEKISKIIVLNKIQNK; this is encoded by the coding sequence ATGAAAAGAAAACAAAACATTATATTTATTTTTATTATTTTATTCCTGAACTTAGCAGTTAATTGTAAAGCTTTAAATAATCATATTTTTACAGACACTTATATTCTTTATGAAAAATCTAAAAAAGAATTAAAATATGAACGATTTAATAATGTAATATCAATATTAGAACATATTAAAAAAAATAACATCACGCATTTTAATGATGATAAAATTATAATACATTTAATTTATGCTTATTATAAAACTAATAATTTCAATATGGCTAAAAAAAACATAAAAGAGTTTTTTAACAGCTATCCAAAGCATCCAAATATAGATTATATTGCATATATAGAATGTCTAATTAACATAAAATTAGATAAAAATATATTTTTAAATATTTTACTAAACGACTATTACAAAAAAGATCTTTATCATTCAATAAACACTTTTTTTCAGTTAAAAAAATTTATTAAAAAATATCCTCATAGTTTATATGTTCCAAATGCTAAAAAACATTTATTATGCTTAAAACATCATTTATCAGAATATGATTTACAAATTTTAAAATTTTATTTTTTTCGTAAAGAATATATAGCTGTCATTAGTCGAGGGCAAGAAATGCTTCAAAAATATCCAGAAACAGAATCAGCACGACAAGCTCTTATATATATGGAAAAATCTTATTATTCATTAAAATTTTTTGATATAGCCGAAAAAATATCAAAAATAATTGTTTTAAATAAAATTCAAAATAAATAA